The proteins below are encoded in one region of Ktedonobacterales bacterium:
- the rsmH gene encoding 16S rRNA (cytosine(1402)-N(4))-methyltransferase RsmH has protein sequence MGEAIVMMLTKTVTTQHIPVMPAEVLEALRPHSDGRYIDGTAGGGGHTTLLLERSAPNGQVLAIDADPQALTRIAERLQAPLALGRLTLVQGNFAQLQRLAEQAGFQKVDGILLDLGLSSDQLADHERGFSFAGNGPLDMRFDPATPTTAADLLNTLPESGLADLLWRYGEERRARQIARRIVRARLRKPITQAAELAQLAAAGVPGHPGGIHPATRTFQALRIAVNNELQNLVDVLPQAVNLLAPGGRLAIISFHSLEDRIIKRCLQAEARDCICPPQTPVCICGHQARVRLITRHPLVASQTEQQQNPRARSAKLRVVERLEVNAKPGKAEQ, from the coding sequence ATGGGAGAAGCCATCGTAATGATGCTTACCAAAACCGTGACAACTCAACATATTCCAGTCATGCCTGCTGAAGTGTTGGAAGCGCTCCGCCCACACTCCGACGGACGCTATATAGACGGCACCGCTGGTGGCGGGGGGCATACCACGCTCTTGCTGGAACGCAGTGCCCCGAACGGCCAGGTGCTCGCCATTGACGCCGATCCCCAGGCTCTAACGCGCATCGCAGAACGCTTGCAAGCGCCTCTAGCCCTGGGACGGCTGACATTGGTCCAGGGCAACTTTGCCCAATTGCAGCGGCTCGCTGAGCAGGCTGGCTTCCAAAAGGTTGATGGGATTTTGCTCGATCTCGGTCTTTCATCCGATCAACTTGCCGACCACGAGCGCGGCTTCTCTTTCGCGGGCAATGGACCCCTGGATATGCGCTTCGACCCAGCCACCCCAACGACAGCGGCTGATCTCCTCAACACACTCCCAGAAAGTGGGCTGGCTGATCTCCTCTGGCGCTACGGGGAAGAGCGCCGCGCGCGTCAGATCGCCCGTCGAATTGTCCGGGCGCGTCTGCGTAAGCCCATAACGCAAGCAGCGGAACTGGCGCAGCTCGCGGCGGCTGGCGTTCCCGGCCATCCCGGCGGGATACATCCTGCAACCCGCACGTTTCAGGCGCTGCGCATCGCCGTCAACAATGAGCTACAAAATCTGGTGGATGTCTTGCCGCAGGCAGTGAACCTGCTGGCTCCAGGGGGAAGATTGGCGATCATCAGCTTTCACTCGTTGGAAGACCGTATCATCAAACGCTGTCTTCAAGCCGAGGCGCGCGATTGCATCTGTCCGCCGCAGACTCCTGTGTGTATCTGTGGACATCAGGCGCGGGTGCGGCTCATTACGCGACATCCGCTGGTCGCATCCCAAACTGAGCAGCAGCAGAACCCACGCGCGCGGAGCGCCAAACTGCGCGTCGTGGAGCGGTTGGAAGTGAATGCGAAACCTGGCAAAGCAGAGCAATAA
- a CDS encoding NUDIX hydrolase — protein MQRNRSQRAFSAGGVIFRQGHTALPDPGAQKASAVDTRTDEIEVVLVGRSPSGIWALPKGTPRKGETVEQVALREVNEETGLQTRILANIGSIHYSFVRNTMRYEKEVRYFLMEPVGGDISLHDHEYDEVRWFPLAEAYQRLTYESDSHILRQAEGLVRKRASRRNAS, from the coding sequence ATGCAGAGAAATCGGTCTCAGCGCGCCTTTTCAGCCGGAGGGGTCATCTTCCGCCAGGGACATACTGCGCTGCCCGATCCTGGCGCTCAGAAAGCATCCGCTGTGGATACCAGAACAGACGAGATCGAGGTTGTGCTGGTAGGGCGCAGCCCGTCCGGCATCTGGGCGCTGCCCAAAGGAACTCCCCGCAAAGGGGAGACAGTGGAGCAAGTCGCTTTGCGCGAAGTGAACGAAGAGACCGGCCTCCAGACCCGCATCCTTGCCAACATCGGCAGCATCCACTACTCCTTTGTGCGCAACACTATGCGCTACGAAAAAGAAGTGCGCTATTTCCTGATGGAACCTGTCGGTGGGGATATATCGCTCCACGACCATGAATACGATGAAGTACGCTGGTTTCCTCTCGCCGAAGCCTACCAGCGCCTCACCTACGAAAGCGATAGCCATATCCTGCGCCAGGCCGAAGGGCTTGTCAGGAAGCGCGCCTCCAGGCGCAACGCCAGTTGA
- a CDS encoding penicillin-binding protein 2, translating to MSNKLRRARFRQAILFLLICGSLLAIASRLAYWQLEQHTALAALADQEHRQPTIVLAGRGSLYDVNGHLLALNITENAVAAAPQAIQQEEGDHPGSMDQTLRQLASILAQPADLLRPQLLLKQHGQPVIFTFLFDAQGQKIHATQSQSKRIEELLNNEQLVGIGLRPESLRVYVDGSLAAQLLGFVQQDTGVGQYGLEKYYNSQLTGQPGKLIAQADANGNPLALGDQVWQPPVNGADLTLTLDANVEATVEQMLHNTIVQHKADSGSVIIVNPKTGAIIAMASQPSFDPNQYNAVSSYDLFNNPITSKIYDPGSTMKAVTMAAALDLHLITPNTTFNDPGYYDVDGIRIHNFDDTSYGPETMTQVLQHSANVGAIWVALQKLGARNFYHYLSLFGFDAPTDVDLPNESGGLLPAPADRTNLTLAENSFGEGISLTPLQMVMAYAALANDGTLMRPYVVTSVVQHGHATQFGPQRVRQVISPGTAQTITQMLVQSAVDGEAAQALVPGYQIAAKTGTSTPPEKPTGYTYASVAGYAPASNPQFVMLVKIDHPRAPIFGGLVAGPLWHDIATWLFHYYRISPDQPSTGG from the coding sequence ATGAGCAACAAATTGCGCCGCGCTCGCTTTCGCCAGGCGATCTTATTTCTGCTGATTTGCGGAAGTCTGCTCGCCATCGCAAGCCGTCTGGCGTATTGGCAGCTTGAACAGCATACGGCGCTGGCTGCCCTGGCCGACCAGGAACACCGGCAGCCCACTATCGTGCTTGCCGGGCGTGGCTCTTTGTATGATGTGAACGGCCATCTGCTGGCCCTCAATATCACTGAAAACGCTGTAGCCGCTGCCCCCCAGGCCATCCAGCAAGAGGAAGGCGATCACCCAGGCTCAATGGACCAGACGCTTAGACAGCTTGCCTCCATCCTGGCTCAGCCAGCCGACCTGCTTCGCCCCCAATTGCTCCTGAAACAGCATGGGCAGCCAGTCATCTTTACGTTTCTGTTCGACGCGCAAGGGCAGAAGATTCACGCCACCCAGAGTCAAAGCAAACGCATCGAGGAACTGCTGAACAACGAACAGCTTGTCGGTATTGGCTTGCGGCCCGAAAGCTTGCGCGTGTATGTTGATGGCAGCCTGGCCGCTCAACTCCTGGGCTTTGTGCAGCAGGATACAGGCGTTGGGCAATATGGTCTGGAAAAATATTACAACTCCCAGCTTACAGGCCAACCAGGCAAGCTCATCGCCCAGGCAGATGCGAACGGCAATCCGCTGGCCCTGGGCGATCAAGTCTGGCAGCCGCCGGTGAATGGCGCCGATCTGACCCTCACGCTTGACGCGAATGTAGAAGCAACTGTCGAGCAGATGCTTCACAATACCATTGTCCAGCACAAAGCAGATAGCGGCTCTGTCATCATCGTGAACCCCAAAACCGGCGCGATCATCGCTATGGCAAGTCAACCCAGCTTTGACCCCAATCAATATAACGCCGTCTCCTCTTACGATCTTTTTAACAATCCAATCACGAGCAAGATTTACGATCCCGGCTCAACCATGAAAGCAGTGACTATGGCGGCGGCGCTGGACCTGCACCTCATCACACCGAACACCACGTTCAACGACCCTGGCTACTACGACGTTGATGGTATCCGCATCCATAACTTCGATGATACGAGCTATGGACCGGAGACGATGACCCAGGTGCTTCAGCATTCGGCCAATGTTGGGGCCATCTGGGTAGCACTGCAAAAGCTGGGCGCCAGGAACTTTTATCACTACCTGAGCCTGTTTGGCTTCGACGCGCCCACCGACGTGGACCTGCCCAACGAAAGCGGCGGCCTGCTGCCTGCTCCTGCTGATCGCACCAACCTGACGCTGGCAGAGAACAGCTTTGGCGAAGGCATCAGTTTGACACCTCTGCAAATGGTGATGGCCTACGCGGCGCTTGCCAACGATGGGACACTGATGCGACCATACGTCGTCACCTCAGTGGTTCAGCATGGGCACGCCACCCAATTTGGCCCTCAGCGCGTCCGGCAAGTCATCAGCCCAGGGACAGCGCAGACTATTACCCAGATGTTGGTGCAATCTGCCGTGGATGGAGAGGCGGCTCAGGCGCTCGTTCCAGGCTATCAGATCGCTGCTAAAACTGGAACCTCGACACCGCCAGAGAAGCCTACAGGCTATACCTACGCATCGGTTGCCGGATACGCGCCAGCATCCAACCCACAATTTGTCATGCTCGTCAAAATTGATCATCCCAGAGCGCCGATCTTTGGCGGACTGGTCGCCGGACCGCTCTGGCACGATATTGCCACCTGGCTCTTCCATTACTACCGCATTTCACCCGATCAGCCATCAACGGGCGGATAG
- the murG gene encoding undecaprenyldiphospho-muramoylpentapeptide beta-N-acetylglucosaminyltransferase: MRVLISGGGTGGHIYPALAVAKVLQSDYDAEILYLGDERGPETQLVPKAGLTFVGIRAGKLRRYLSWKTINDLGRIPVGFAQAIGHVRRFRPDVAFTSGGYVSVPAGFAARWSGIPLVTHQQDVSPNLANRLLRPLATRITVSFEGSLRYFPAKKTTLIGNPVREAILNVIGMEPGAAKQSFGLDPALPLALVTGGSQGARHLNEVVVASLNWLLPVCQVLQISGARTFVATKSASERVLEEHPDWKPHYRLYEYLDAEMPLALAAADVVLCRSGAATLSELAALGKGSILIPLPPGFGGSPQEINAAMFAQHGAAKIIRDADLTPDVLSTALLPYLQDQERLNGLRMAARSLARPAAAADLAALVASLAK, from the coding sequence ATGCGGGTATTGATTTCAGGCGGCGGGACCGGGGGACACATCTACCCGGCGCTGGCCGTCGCCAAAGTGCTCCAGAGCGATTATGACGCCGAGATCCTCTATCTCGGCGATGAGCGCGGCCCGGAGACACAGCTTGTCCCCAAAGCCGGGCTTACCTTTGTTGGCATTCGCGCGGGCAAGCTGCGGCGCTACCTCTCCTGGAAAACCATAAACGATCTGGGCCGGATACCCGTTGGCTTCGCGCAGGCCATCGGCCATGTTCGCCGCTTCCGGCCAGATGTCGCCTTCACCAGCGGCGGCTATGTTTCCGTACCGGCTGGCTTCGCTGCGCGTTGGTCAGGTATTCCATTAGTCACCCATCAGCAAGATGTCTCGCCGAATCTGGCAAACCGCCTGCTGCGGCCACTGGCAACACGCATCACTGTCTCCTTTGAGGGTTCGCTGCGCTATTTCCCTGCCAAAAAGACAACGCTGATTGGCAATCCTGTCCGCGAAGCGATCCTAAACGTCATCGGCATGGAGCCTGGCGCAGCAAAGCAATCGTTCGGCCTCGATCCTGCTCTGCCCCTGGCGCTGGTCACAGGCGGCAGCCAGGGAGCCAGGCACCTTAATGAAGTAGTCGTTGCCAGCCTGAACTGGCTGCTCCCAGTCTGCCAGGTGCTTCAGATCAGCGGTGCGCGCACTTTTGTCGCTACGAAAAGCGCTTCAGAGCGCGTGCTGGAAGAGCATCCCGACTGGAAGCCTCATTACAGACTCTATGAATACCTTGATGCCGAGATGCCCCTGGCGCTTGCCGCAGCGGATGTGGTACTCTGCCGTTCTGGCGCAGCCACACTCAGCGAACTGGCCGCGCTCGGCAAAGGCAGCATCCTGATACCGCTGCCGCCAGGTTTTGGTGGCTCGCCCCAGGAAATCAACGCCGCGATGTTTGCGCAGCATGGCGCGGCAAAAATCATCCGCGACGCTGATCTGACACCGGATGTTTTAAGCACTGCTCTCCTGCCGTACTTGCAAGATCAAGAGCGGTTGAACGGGCTGCGAATGGCGGCGCGTTCGCTCGCCCGGCCTGCTGCTGCTGCTGATCTGGCGGCCCTGGTCGCCAGCCTGGCAAAGTGA
- the guaA gene encoding glutamine-hydrolyzing GMP synthase has translation MRQNEARAGQEQAAVIQTAQDQVNQEQTSSEMTERETIAILDFGSQYSRLIARRVRECHVYCELLPAETTLAELCRLNVRGVILSGGPNSVYDPGAPLCDQALLESGLPILGICYGMQLLAHQLGGQVDPATGQREYGAAELDLLRPPEDRHPIFRGLALPDEARLRAWMSHGDSVAALPPGFVCLASSTNTPIAAMAGPGGLVGIQFHPEVAHTPQGTMILQNFLYEICGCQPTWTAGAFIEEATTRIRAQVGSGRMICGLSGGVDSAVAAVLAYRAVGDQLTCIFVDTGCMRAGEREQVIETFQRHLHIPLVAVDASARFLKRLAGVIDPEAKRRIIGEEFVRLFEEEAGKLEQVDFLAQGTLYPDVIESTSHDTSAAARIKTHHNVGGLPEQMALNLVEPLRYLFKDEVREVGRELGLPEEWVWRHPFPGPGLAIRVIGEVTEERLATLRRADAIVLEEVRRAGLYHELGQVFAVLTPLQSVGVMGDGRTYANVVAVRAVTTGDFMTADWARLPHDLLASIANRLVNEVAGVNRVVYDITSKPPATIEWE, from the coding sequence ATGAGACAAAACGAAGCGCGGGCCGGTCAGGAGCAGGCAGCAGTGATACAGACAGCACAAGACCAGGTGAATCAAGAGCAGACGAGCTCTGAAATGACAGAGCGCGAAACGATTGCGATTCTGGATTTTGGGTCGCAATATAGCCGGTTGATTGCGCGGCGTGTGCGCGAATGCCACGTCTACTGCGAACTTCTTCCCGCAGAGACGACCCTGGCCGAACTGTGTCGGCTGAACGTGCGCGGGGTGATTCTGTCGGGCGGGCCCAACAGCGTCTATGACCCTGGCGCGCCGCTCTGCGATCAGGCGCTCTTGGAGAGCGGCCTGCCGATTCTGGGCATTTGTTATGGCATGCAGTTGCTGGCCCATCAATTAGGAGGACAGGTAGACCCTGCCACCGGCCAGCGTGAATATGGCGCAGCAGAACTTGATCTGCTGCGCCCACCAGAAGACCGGCATCCGATCTTTCGGGGTTTGGCGCTTCCAGACGAGGCGCGGTTGCGAGCGTGGATGAGCCACGGGGATAGCGTGGCTGCTTTGCCGCCGGGCTTTGTGTGCCTGGCAAGCTCAACCAACACTCCGATTGCGGCGATGGCTGGCCCTGGTGGGCTGGTGGGCATACAGTTTCACCCGGAGGTCGCTCACACGCCACAGGGAACGATGATCCTGCAAAACTTCCTCTATGAGATTTGCGGCTGCCAGCCTACCTGGACGGCGGGAGCGTTTATCGAAGAGGCGACGACCAGGATTCGCGCACAGGTGGGTAGTGGCCGGATGATCTGTGGCCTTTCTGGGGGTGTGGATTCGGCTGTTGCGGCGGTGCTGGCGTATCGTGCGGTGGGCGACCAACTGACTTGCATCTTTGTGGATACCGGCTGTATGCGCGCTGGCGAGCGTGAACAGGTGATTGAGACGTTCCAGCGGCATCTGCATATTCCGCTAGTGGCTGTCGATGCCTCAGCACGCTTTCTGAAGCGGCTGGCTGGGGTGATTGACCCTGAAGCGAAGCGCCGCATTATCGGCGAAGAGTTTGTGCGCCTCTTCGAGGAAGAGGCGGGTAAACTGGAGCAGGTGGATTTCCTGGCGCAAGGCACGCTTTATCCCGATGTGATTGAGAGTACCAGCCATGACACCAGCGCCGCTGCGCGTATCAAGACACATCATAACGTTGGCGGGCTGCCGGAGCAGATGGCGCTCAATCTGGTAGAGCCGCTGCGCTATCTGTTTAAGGACGAGGTACGCGAGGTTGGCCGCGAGTTAGGGCTGCCGGAGGAGTGGGTCTGGCGGCACCCCTTCCCTGGCCCTGGCCTGGCGATTCGCGTGATCGGCGAGGTGACGGAAGAGCGCCTGGCAACCCTGCGCCGCGCTGACGCGATTGTGCTGGAGGAAGTGCGCCGCGCTGGCCTCTACCACGAGCTTGGGCAGGTCTTTGCGGTTCTCACGCCGCTTCAGAGCGTGGGAGTGATGGGCGATGGCCGCACGTATGCCAATGTAGTGGCGGTGCGCGCCGTGACTACCGGGGATTTCATGACGGCTGATTGGGCCAGATTGCCCCATGATCTGCTGGCGAGCATCGCCAATCGGCTGGTCAATGAGGTGGCGGGCGTCAATCGGGTGGTCTATGACATTACCAGTAAACCACCAGCAACGATTGAATGGGAATGA
- the ftsW gene encoding putative lipid II flippase FtsW: MALKTNTKGRDNQPPVIRSPALDNLGQLATPPERRGHAVSVAEEKQRPKARPSGPLNNARETQDEASDAEAEGRIEPLPTPTGRGDYKLLAAVGALLCFSLVMVYSASAAADYSDPSYWFRRQLLWVGLGLVAMFITTSIAYDRWRRISVPILVGSLLLLILVLVVGKKINGGQRWLPIGPFTFQPSELAKLAFTLYIADWLSRKGKQVGSFIYGLVPFAVLTGVVIVLVILQNDMGTAIIIAAFAVAMFFAAGANLLHLLPMMLSGVGAFVFITFGTPYRVSRLEAFLDPLNCASSASYQVCQGLIALGSGGLTGLGLGASRQKAGYLPNPWTDSIFAVIGEEIGFIGCGVILLLIATVTYRAFRAGRRAPEMYGALLAAGISCWIAVQAILNIGSVVALIPFTGVPLPFISFGGSSLVTTMAAVGILLNISRYSAHSSRSGTQNDAGIDFRRRDRGTHLPGAGRRQSAPERL, encoded by the coding sequence ATGGCATTGAAAACAAACACCAAGGGCCGGGATAACCAGCCACCTGTTATTCGGTCTCCAGCGTTAGATAACCTGGGGCAGCTTGCCACGCCGCCAGAGCGCCGAGGCCACGCGGTAAGCGTTGCTGAAGAGAAGCAGCGCCCCAAAGCGCGTCCTTCTGGCCCACTCAACAATGCCCGCGAGACTCAAGATGAAGCCTCAGATGCAGAGGCAGAGGGGCGCATCGAGCCTTTGCCGACGCCAACCGGGCGTGGCGATTATAAGCTCCTCGCCGCAGTAGGCGCCTTGCTCTGCTTTAGCCTGGTCATGGTCTACAGCGCCAGCGCAGCGGCAGACTATAGCGATCCCTCTTACTGGTTCCGCCGCCAGCTTCTCTGGGTGGGCCTGGGTCTCGTAGCCATGTTCATCACCACCAGTATTGCCTATGATCGCTGGCGGCGCATCTCTGTACCCATCCTGGTTGGCTCGCTGCTGCTGCTGATTCTGGTGCTGGTGGTTGGCAAAAAAATCAACGGCGGCCAGCGTTGGCTGCCAATTGGCCCCTTCACCTTCCAGCCGAGCGAACTTGCCAAGCTCGCCTTTACCCTGTATATTGCGGATTGGCTTTCGCGCAAAGGGAAACAGGTCGGCAGCTTTATATACGGGCTGGTCCCTTTCGCCGTTCTCACCGGGGTAGTAATTGTGCTGGTCATCCTCCAGAACGATATGGGGACCGCTATTATCATCGCTGCTTTCGCAGTGGCTATGTTCTTCGCAGCGGGCGCCAATCTCCTTCACCTGCTGCCAATGATGCTTTCTGGAGTGGGCGCTTTTGTGTTTATTACTTTCGGCACCCCCTACCGAGTATCGCGGCTGGAAGCCTTCCTCGACCCCCTCAACTGCGCTTCCAGCGCCTCCTATCAAGTTTGCCAGGGGTTGATCGCCCTTGGTTCCGGCGGCCTCACCGGCCTTGGCCTGGGAGCCAGCCGCCAGAAAGCCGGCTATCTGCCAAACCCCTGGACCGACTCCATTTTTGCGGTGATTGGCGAGGAGATCGGCTTTATCGGCTGCGGTGTCATTCTGCTCTTGATTGCCACCGTGACCTATCGTGCGTTTCGCGCCGGACGACGCGCCCCTGAAATGTACGGCGCTCTGCTGGCGGCTGGCATCTCCTGCTGGATTGCCGTCCAGGCCATCCTGAATATTGGCTCGGTCGTGGCGCTCATCCCGTTTACGGGCGTGCCTCTCCCATTTATCAGCTTTGGCGGCTCTTCCCTGGTCACGACGATGGCCGCCGTTGGCATCCTGCTGAATATCTCTCGTTACAGTGCTCATTCATCACGGTCAGGAACACAGAACGATGCGGGTATTGATTTCAGGCGGCGGGACCGGGGGACACATCTACCCGGCGCTGGCCGTCGCCAAAGTGCTCCAGAGCGATTATGA
- the murC gene encoding UDP-N-acetylmuramate--L-alanine ligase, translating into MGIGGHGCSAVSQLAQALGEHVSGCERTLGDSEITRMVQDAGIPVLEGHSPAHLDGVDLLVYVPAALVFNPQNPEYLAARERGIRAITWQELLGEYMREALGISIAGSHGKGTTSAMVSLLLVDAGLDPTCEVGAVVPRFHANFRLGHSQYFVNEADEYNSNFLHYHPRIAIITNFDHDHVENYPTFDDYLIGFERFVRGMDMSDRWDIPPTLILGAEGKGVADFRRRLADWPGHILTYGLNPASEPDFLGADVRLEGETSFEVQRRGTSLGRFNLLLPGRHLVEDAIAAIAATSLCGVTPDAARASLAAFSGLQRRFEIRSTANDQIIIDDYGHHPSEVAATIAAARLRYPTRRLIAVFQPALFTRTKRFFEEFVAAFDEADEVIISDIYGAREHDPGDIHTRRLVAAIQQRPTFAGRGDHVIYGASLAETQRLLEAMLAPNDIALLMGSGTIYKITEAMFGPSPLLG; encoded by the coding sequence ATGGGAATTGGCGGACATGGGTGTTCGGCAGTTTCTCAACTTGCTCAGGCGCTAGGCGAGCATGTCAGCGGTTGCGAACGGACGTTGGGCGACAGCGAAATCACCCGCATGGTGCAGGATGCGGGCATCCCCGTGTTGGAAGGCCACAGCCCCGCCCATCTCGATGGCGTTGATCTGCTGGTCTACGTCCCGGCGGCGCTGGTCTTTAACCCACAGAACCCAGAGTACCTGGCCGCTCGTGAGCGCGGCATCCGCGCCATTACCTGGCAGGAGTTGCTCGGTGAGTATATGCGCGAGGCGCTGGGCATCTCGATTGCCGGGTCGCACGGCAAAGGCACGACCTCAGCTATGGTTTCGCTGCTGCTGGTTGATGCCGGGCTGGACCCTACCTGTGAGGTTGGCGCTGTGGTCCCACGCTTTCACGCCAATTTCCGCCTGGGCCACAGCCAGTATTTTGTAAACGAGGCCGACGAGTATAATTCTAACTTTTTGCACTATCATCCACGCATCGCCATCATCACTAACTTCGACCACGACCATGTCGAGAACTATCCAACATTTGATGACTATCTGATAGGCTTCGAGCGATTTGTGCGCGGCATGGATATGAGTGACCGCTGGGACATCCCGCCCACCCTGATCCTGGGTGCGGAAGGCAAAGGCGTCGCCGATTTCCGAAGACGCCTTGCCGATTGGCCTGGCCACATCCTGACCTACGGGCTGAACCCGGCCAGCGAACCCGACTTCCTGGGCGCCGATGTGCGTCTGGAAGGAGAGACCAGCTTTGAGGTGCAGCGCAGAGGCACCTCGCTTGGGCGCTTCAATCTGCTTCTGCCGGGCCGCCATCTGGTCGAAGATGCCATCGCCGCCATTGCCGCGACGAGCCTGTGCGGCGTCACGCCCGATGCAGCGCGTGCCAGCCTGGCAGCATTTAGCGGCTTACAGCGTCGTTTTGAAATTCGCTCCACCGCCAACGACCAGATTATCATTGACGATTACGGCCATCACCCCAGCGAAGTGGCAGCCACCATTGCAGCAGCGCGGCTGCGCTACCCGACGCGGCGGCTGATTGCCGTCTTTCAGCCCGCGCTGTTCACACGCACCAAACGCTTTTTCGAGGAATTCGTTGCAGCCTTCGACGAGGCGGATGAAGTTATCATCAGCGATATTTATGGCGCGCGTGAACACGACCCTGGCGATATTCACACGCGGAGGTTGGTCGCGGCCATTCAGCAGCGGCCTACCTTTGCCGGGCGCGGCGATCATGTCATCTATGGAGCTTCACTGGCTGAAACACAGCGCCTGCTTGAAGCGATGCTCGCACCCAATGACATCGCGCTGTTAATGGGTTCAGGAACAATTTACAAAATCACCGAGGCCATGTTCGGGCCATCGCCACTGCTTGGATAA
- the mraZ gene encoding division/cell wall cluster transcriptional repressor MraZ translates to MAVFIGFTGEFTHTLDAKGRLALPARYRLRFEAGAVITPGVEACLYVYPMEAWEAKARQIDEKNLNAAQRRHVERVFFGNATELELDSQGRVTIPAKYRERASLENDVLIVGARDRLELWNTAQYREALAQIESEDLKGLDLPF, encoded by the coding sequence ATGGCAGTTTTCATTGGCTTTACCGGCGAATTTACCCATACCCTGGATGCGAAGGGGCGCCTGGCGCTTCCGGCTCGCTATCGCTTGCGCTTCGAGGCCGGGGCCGTCATCACCCCTGGGGTAGAAGCCTGCCTGTATGTGTATCCTATGGAAGCCTGGGAAGCCAAAGCCAGGCAGATTGACGAAAAAAACCTGAACGCAGCCCAACGCCGCCACGTCGAGCGCGTCTTTTTTGGCAACGCCACCGAATTAGAGCTTGATTCCCAGGGCCGTGTGACCATTCCGGCAAAGTACCGCGAACGCGCCAGCCTGGAAAATGATGTCCTGATTGTCGGGGCGCGAGATCGTCTGGAACTCTGGAATACAGCTCAATATCGTGAGGCGCTGGCGCAGATCGAGTCTGAAGATTTGAAAGGGCTAGACCTCCCATTTTGA
- the murD gene encoding UDP-N-acetylmuramoyl-L-alanine--D-glutamate ligase, translating into MQFSGKRVTVVGLAREGIALIQYLNEQGARITVSDSKTEAALAPSLAQIKGIPASLSLGAHAPEDFRQADVIFISAGIPTDLPPLVEARQLGIPISSITRLFLELCPAPIIGITGSSGKTTTTTLIGELLKAQGGRQVIVGGNIGRTILGELPHITPDSIVVLEMSFNQLEIMTQSPHIALLLNITPNHLDRCGTMEVYTECKRQILYHQRPDDFAILNPDNQLSFESRACTPGKVLWFSRQHPVDVGAFLEEGWYVFRDFTGRDTRICPADQTIIPGDHNRENVLAAIAATSLAGVQPEAMTRVITSFPGVAHRLQYVAEINGVRYINDSIATAPERMMAALKVYEQQRQPLVLIAGGRDKHLPWEECAERIVRQVHALVLLGEATELIANAVSAARERVPANEQSLQEVYRATSMADAVHFAADLARPGDVVLLSPGGTSYDLFIDFADRGEQFAREAKSLSEQ; encoded by the coding sequence ATGCAGTTTAGTGGCAAGCGTGTGACTGTAGTTGGCCTGGCTCGCGAAGGTATAGCCCTCATCCAATACCTGAACGAGCAAGGCGCCCGCATTACCGTCAGCGATAGTAAAACCGAGGCCGCGCTCGCTCCCTCCCTGGCGCAAATTAAGGGCATTCCCGCCAGCCTCTCCCTTGGCGCACACGCCCCTGAAGATTTTCGCCAGGCCGACGTGATCTTTATCAGCGCGGGCATCCCCACCGACCTGCCGCCGCTCGTCGAGGCGCGCCAGCTTGGCATCCCCATCAGCAGCATTACCCGTCTTTTCCTGGAACTCTGCCCCGCGCCTATCATCGGCATCACCGGCAGCAGCGGCAAAACAACGACGACCACACTGATCGGGGAATTACTCAAAGCACAGGGGGGCCGCCAGGTCATTGTCGGCGGCAATATTGGCCGCACCATCCTGGGGGAACTGCCTCACATCACACCCGATTCTATTGTTGTTCTGGAGATGAGCTTTAACCAGCTTGAAATCATGACGCAAAGCCCACATATCGCCTTGCTGCTGAACATCACGCCGAACCATCTGGACCGCTGTGGCACGATGGAAGTTTATACCGAATGTAAACGCCAGATTCTCTATCACCAGCGCCCTGACGATTTTGCGATTCTGAATCCTGATAATCAGCTCAGCTTCGAGTCGCGCGCCTGCACTCCAGGGAAGGTACTCTGGTTCAGCCGCCAGCACCCGGTAGACGTGGGGGCCTTTCTGGAGGAGGGCTGGTATGTATTCCGCGATTTCACTGGCCGCGACACGCGCATCTGTCCTGCCGACCAGACAATCATCCCTGGCGATCACAACCGCGAGAACGTACTGGCGGCCATCGCGGCAACGAGCCTGGCGGGCGTCCAGCCGGAGGCCATGACGCGCGTCATTACCAGCTTTCCAGGCGTGGCACACCGCTTGCAATACGTGGCTGAGATCAACGGCGTTCGCTACATCAACGATTCGATTGCTACCGCGCCAGAGCGCATGATGGCTGCCCTCAAAGTCTACGAGCAGCAGCGCCAACCATTAGTGCTGATTGCTGGCGGGCGCGATAAGCACCTGCCCTGGGAAGAGTGCGCTGAACGGATTGTACGCCAGGTTCACGCGCTCGTCCTGCTGGGCGAAGCCACCGAACTGATAGCCAACGCGGTCAGCGCCGCCCGCGAGCGTGTTCCTGCCAACGAACAATCACTGCAAGAAGTTTATCGCGCAACCAGTATGGCGGATGCTGTACATTTCGCTGCCGACCTGGCGCGGCCCGGTGATGTTGTGCTGCTCTCGCCTGGCGGGACCAGCTACGACCTCTTCATTGACTTTGCTGATCGAGGCGAACAATTCGCCAGAGAGGCCAAAAGTCTGAGCGAGCAGTAA